A stretch of Lagopus muta isolate bLagMut1 chromosome 9, bLagMut1 primary, whole genome shotgun sequence DNA encodes these proteins:
- the LOC125697658 gene encoding uncharacterized protein LOC125697658 isoform X2, giving the protein MQQQAMSESSSGLTTSNQKFCTSYSSCCSVLSDVHTVSPILSPSRGFIRQSCDSGLSSPLPSDPFKYLSWHDIEEHDVQGNQLHCPRVREGPCEEELFFRGEEHTLKKRKQVTDTEKWQKKLQENWENCAELNLSFQDLGDVYQVENSRRILQRLIRVEKLWLVDNSLTDLSAIRLPRCRELNVNKNYFTSFRQLPKLPQIQHLSLAENNIMTLSGISDLRHTPLESLVLKRNPCEFQESYRQHVFSSLPNLKVLDGVPKLPEDYSLPDTSFFPRMCTVL; this is encoded by the exons ATGCAGCAGCAAGCCATGTCGGAAAG TTCTTCAGGTCTGACTACGAGCAATCAAAAGTTCTGTACATCCTATTCAAGCTGCTGCTCCGTTCTCAGTGACGTACACACTGTTTCACCAATTTTATCACCAAGCAGAGGATTCATCAGGCAGAGCTGTGACTCAGGGCTATCTTCACCA CTTCCTTCTGATCCCTTCAAGTACCTCAGCTGGCATGACATAGAAGAACATGATGTTCAAGGAAATCAGCTTCATTGTCCCCGTGTGAGAGAAG GGCCTTGTGAAGAAGAGCTATTTTTCAGAGGAGAAGAACATaccttgaaaaaaagaaaacaagtaacTGACACAGAGAAGTGGCAAAAGAAACTGCAAGAGAACTGGGAAAACTGTGCT GAGCTGAACCTCTCATTTCAGGACCTGGGTGATGTTTACCAGGTGGAAAACTCCAGAAGGATTCTCCAAAGATTGATACGGGTTGAAAAACTTTGGTTGGTGGACAATTCTTTGACAGACCTAAGTGCCATACGGTTGCCAAG ATGCAGAGAGCTAAATGTCAATAAAAACTACTTTACATCCTTCAGACAGCTGCCAAAGTTACCTCAGATTCAGCACCTGTCACTGGCTGAAAATAACATTATGACACTGAGTGGAATATCAGACTTGAGACATACTCCGCTTGAATCCCTTGTACTCAAGAGGAATCCCTGTGAGTTTCAAGAAAGCTACAGGCAACA tgtaTTCTCCAGTTTGCCAAATCTGAAGGTACTGGATGGTGTCCCAAAACTGCCAGAGGACTATTCACTCCCAGATACCAGTTTTTTCCCCAGAATGTGCACTGTACTCTAG
- the LOC125697658 gene encoding uncharacterized protein LOC125697658 isoform X1, translating to MMLQKGKSVRRSTHSSGLTTSNQKFCTSYSSCCSVLSDVHTVSPILSPSRGFIRQSCDSGLSSPLPSDPFKYLSWHDIEEHDVQGNQLHCPRVREGPCEEELFFRGEEHTLKKRKQVTDTEKWQKKLQENWENCAELNLSFQDLGDVYQVENSRRILQRLIRVEKLWLVDNSLTDLSAIRLPRCRELNVNKNYFTSFRQLPKLPQIQHLSLAENNIMTLSGISDLRHTPLESLVLKRNPCEFQESYRQHVFSSLPNLKVLDGVPKLPEDYSLPDTSFFPRMCTVL from the exons ATGATGTTGCAGAAAGGCAAAAGTGTTAGGAGGTCAACGCA TTCTTCAGGTCTGACTACGAGCAATCAAAAGTTCTGTACATCCTATTCAAGCTGCTGCTCCGTTCTCAGTGACGTACACACTGTTTCACCAATTTTATCACCAAGCAGAGGATTCATCAGGCAGAGCTGTGACTCAGGGCTATCTTCACCA CTTCCTTCTGATCCCTTCAAGTACCTCAGCTGGCATGACATAGAAGAACATGATGTTCAAGGAAATCAGCTTCATTGTCCCCGTGTGAGAGAAG GGCCTTGTGAAGAAGAGCTATTTTTCAGAGGAGAAGAACATaccttgaaaaaaagaaaacaagtaacTGACACAGAGAAGTGGCAAAAGAAACTGCAAGAGAACTGGGAAAACTGTGCT GAGCTGAACCTCTCATTTCAGGACCTGGGTGATGTTTACCAGGTGGAAAACTCCAGAAGGATTCTCCAAAGATTGATACGGGTTGAAAAACTTTGGTTGGTGGACAATTCTTTGACAGACCTAAGTGCCATACGGTTGCCAAG ATGCAGAGAGCTAAATGTCAATAAAAACTACTTTACATCCTTCAGACAGCTGCCAAAGTTACCTCAGATTCAGCACCTGTCACTGGCTGAAAATAACATTATGACACTGAGTGGAATATCAGACTTGAGACATACTCCGCTTGAATCCCTTGTACTCAAGAGGAATCCCTGTGAGTTTCAAGAAAGCTACAGGCAACA tgtaTTCTCCAGTTTGCCAAATCTGAAGGTACTGGATGGTGTCCCAAAACTGCCAGAGGACTATTCACTCCCAGATACCAGTTTTTTCCCCAGAATGTGCACTGTACTCTAG